Proteins encoded by one window of Natronomonas salsuginis:
- a CDS encoding alginate lyase family protein — protein sequence MSRRSRVVREVPAARTLYLGAHTLGRMRPQQIAGIGLRNAREQLLPRLPIDFDRRYDRRVPSDPVASTDAIADNTAVLRDSLDDDDRRRRRDRACAVADGRVVLMNQTVRLERGEPIDWQDDRFEDRSPLWRSKLYAFEPLADVALGVEPTASDNDVRNAFDTWIDAWIDTVDVGGQNYLRRLWTPWSVSLRIQRWLRYLAWRRADPAWVDPDADAALRRETYKNACFLRNHVERDVGGNHLIENGAALLVAGLAFEAHDTDWIETGLSILDSAAERQFLDDGCHFERSPMYHALVLTRFLTAQDLLERTGRPVPPGIASVATVATGFLERLRPPDGRIPLLNDAVYGEALPLDACLRYADRVGVGRVESRDEVPRTVRDVPPTISGYEWLRTEIGSMLVDGGPVGPRHLPGHSHSDTLGVLLWIGDHPVVTDTGTFDYVAGPRREYARGVRGHNTVQVGTSEPIAIGGKYLMGPRPRPTASVRSGEVSLFEGRYEANPLGESPYAHHRAIYAGDDWWVIDDTVRGDGASRARGRLHLHPDVVPAIEDDGVSLRIPGERTIWIHALSGATIDLEDGWYYPRFGEAIERPVLRFESSDTDPATIGAALTTDAVESAEWTMDGGQRVRFDRTEHRLPTPKLRAAEFRTRR from the coding sequence ATGAGTCGGCGTAGCCGGGTCGTTCGGGAGGTTCCCGCAGCGAGGACGCTGTACCTCGGCGCGCACACGCTCGGGCGGATGCGGCCGCAACAGATCGCCGGCATCGGTCTCAGAAACGCCCGCGAACAGCTCCTGCCCCGGCTGCCGATCGACTTCGATCGGCGCTACGATCGTCGGGTGCCGTCGGATCCGGTGGCGTCGACCGACGCGATCGCGGACAACACCGCCGTCCTTCGCGACAGTCTGGACGACGACGACCGACGGCGGCGGAGAGACCGCGCGTGTGCCGTCGCCGATGGGCGAGTGGTGTTGATGAACCAAACCGTTCGGCTCGAACGCGGCGAGCCGATCGATTGGCAGGACGATCGATTCGAGGATCGATCGCCGCTGTGGCGATCGAAGCTGTACGCGTTCGAGCCGTTGGCGGACGTCGCGCTCGGGGTCGAACCGACGGCGTCCGACAACGACGTTCGAAACGCCTTCGACACGTGGATCGACGCGTGGATCGACACGGTCGACGTGGGCGGCCAGAACTACCTCCGGCGGCTGTGGACCCCGTGGTCGGTCTCGCTGCGGATCCAACGCTGGCTCCGGTATCTCGCCTGGCGACGAGCGGACCCGGCGTGGGTCGACCCGGACGCCGACGCCGCGCTTCGGCGCGAGACATATAAGAACGCGTGTTTCCTGCGGAACCACGTCGAGCGGGACGTCGGCGGCAACCATCTGATCGAGAACGGGGCCGCGCTGCTCGTGGCGGGACTCGCCTTCGAGGCGCACGACACCGACTGGATCGAGACGGGGCTGTCGATACTCGACTCGGCGGCCGAACGGCAGTTCCTCGACGACGGCTGCCACTTCGAGCGGAGTCCGATGTATCACGCCCTGGTCCTCACCCGGTTTCTGACCGCACAGGACCTCCTCGAACGGACGGGGCGACCGGTACCGCCGGGGATCGCGTCCGTGGCGACGGTGGCCACCGGCTTTCTCGAACGGCTCCGGCCGCCGGACGGGCGGATTCCGCTGTTGAACGACGCCGTCTACGGGGAGGCGCTCCCGCTGGACGCCTGCCTCCGGTACGCCGACCGCGTCGGCGTCGGCCGGGTCGAGTCCCGCGACGAGGTCCCCCGAACGGTTCGCGACGTTCCGCCGACGATTTCGGGATACGAGTGGCTCCGGACGGAGATCGGGTCGATGCTCGTCGACGGCGGTCCGGTCGGTCCGCGGCACCTCCCCGGGCACTCCCACAGCGACACGCTCGGGGTCCTCCTGTGGATCGGCGATCACCCAGTCGTCACCGACACCGGAACGTTCGACTACGTTGCCGGACCTCGGCGCGAATACGCCCGCGGCGTTCGGGGGCACAACACGGTACAGGTGGGAACGTCGGAGCCGATCGCGATCGGCGGGAAGTACTTGATGGGGCCGCGCCCACGACCGACCGCGAGCGTTCGCTCGGGTGAGGTGTCGCTGTTCGAGGGGCGCTACGAGGCGAATCCGCTCGGCGAGTCGCCGTACGCGCACCACCGCGCGATCTACGCGGGGGACGACTGGTGGGTCATCGACGACACAGTCCGCGGCGACGGCGCGTCCCGGGCGCGAGGCCGCCTCCACCTCCACCCCGACGTCGTCCCCGCCATTGAGGACGACGGCGTGTCGCTACGGATACCGGGCGAACGGACGATTTGGATTCACGCGCTCAGCGGCGCGACGATCGATCTCGAAGACGGCTGGTACTACCCCCGGTTCGGCGAAGCGATCGAACGACCGGTGCTGCGGTTCGAATCGAGCGACACCGATCCCGCGACGATCGGGGCGGCACTCACGACCGACGCTGTGGAGAGCGCCGAGTGGACGATGGACGGGGGGCAGCGGGTGCGATTCGACCGCACCGAACACCGACTCCCGACGCCGAAGTTACGCGCCGCGGAGTTCCGAACCCGGCGTTAG
- a CDS encoding DUF1616 domain-containing protein, with amino-acid sequence MSASESSTRTAVSFDLLAISIVSIAIVGISSAPVLVAPFVRVSLGIVFVLFAPGYALVSVLLPERTAIESGRARQITIAERLVMSIGLSAIIVPLVGYALHYATLRIDGAAMVSFVGAITVALAVLAWGRRRLASDPFGIDPFGAMDRTKAFLVVPRQRRETALNAAIVVGIVVAAATIGVTAATNENGERYTEFYLLSGGAETEGAVADGYPVEVTSGDSAAFVVGIANHERESITYTVVVQLQRIDAAADDRAITERVVLDTFEVSVDSGDSVEREHVIEPTLEGEDLRVTYLLYAETPLEDPTAENAYRSTHAWIDVTASVTAS; translated from the coding sequence ATGTCAGCATCGGAATCGAGTACCCGTACGGCAGTTTCGTTCGATCTCTTGGCGATATCGATCGTTTCGATCGCGATCGTTGGGATCTCCTCCGCGCCGGTGCTCGTCGCTCCGTTCGTACGGGTCAGTCTGGGGATCGTGTTCGTCCTGTTCGCACCCGGATACGCGCTTGTCTCGGTGCTCCTCCCCGAGCGAACGGCGATCGAATCCGGCCGAGCGCGGCAGATCACGATCGCCGAACGGCTCGTCATGTCGATCGGATTGAGCGCCATAATCGTCCCGCTCGTCGGGTACGCGCTCCACTACGCGACGCTTCGGATCGACGGGGCGGCGATGGTCAGCTTCGTGGGCGCGATCACGGTCGCGCTGGCGGTGCTCGCATGGGGGCGACGCCGATTGGCGAGCGACCCCTTCGGGATCGATCCCTTCGGGGCGATGGATCGCACGAAGGCGTTTCTCGTCGTCCCACGGCAGAGGCGTGAAACCGCGCTCAACGCGGCTATCGTCGTCGGGATCGTCGTCGCGGCGGCGACCATTGGGGTCACGGCCGCGACGAACGAAAACGGCGAACGGTACACCGAGTTCTATCTCCTCTCGGGGGGCGCAGAGACCGAAGGCGCGGTAGCTGACGGATATCCCGTCGAGGTGACGAGCGGGGATTCAGCGGCGTTCGTGGTCGGGATCGCGAACCACGAACGCGAATCGATCACGTACACGGTCGTCGTGCAACTGCAGCGGATCGATGCGGCGGCTGACGATCGGGCGATCACGGAGCGCGTCGTCCTCGATACGTTCGAGGTTTCAGTCGATAGCGGCGACTCCGTTGAGCGCGAACACGTGATCGAGCCGACCCTCGAGGGCGAGGACCTTCGGGTGACCTACCTGCTGTACGCGGAGACGCCCCTAGAGGATCCGACTGCCGAGAACGCCTACCGATCGACGCACGCGTGGATCGACGTGACCGCATCGGTGACGGCGTCGTGA
- a CDS encoding glycosyl hydrolase family 28-related protein, protein MTILNVRDYGARGDGSADDTAAIQRAIDDASDGDTVYVPAGTYVLDRHAGEGIIVYDGDDHASPLTIEGDGPETVLKMQGGQSDTYRMIRHLRPRGNEVLLRNMVFDGNKSEHPSVSGTAVEYRSTDASGTGDMRVEDVEIRDCASNGMIIQYGGVTAERVTVHGCHGHGIAVHTDSSGHNDPPATLRRIHSYENAENGGRYAVDMSGGKGIIEDSVIGESVNGGGTKVSRGAIKMEYHRVQITSSPSHAFQNTGGGNGVHVVFDDVVFEECGRNVRLDDDGRYEIPDGSALIATGFYGDDRGQIHLLDDATLDAGGGTIYSNQAGDGAAGLNSETSFDSAIGAYYHSQNDGGSIENQRNLKIGTQGERDKRSLATVPTADEVGAWTDGNREETEGENGEESWSEPTEPDEKTAFESWTPRWEAADGDWRVVTGSGYEGEHALEFEHDGSERTRYAISWDAVGEPSDVEVLDKFRVPEFNEDDALGFHGRVHLRSSIDGGQEGGYWIETEARENAFRLGKYTDGDLTTLGRFGTPAENTFFYRRFRAEGETLRAKVWEVTEAEPAGWDIEVTDGDHSEGWVGLGSFGTEAVETDVLSVGIDGETAPGPFSDVSRPPSLSWETPDDGATADGAVSIAIDVTHANEASPTVEYRVDDGTWSSASYESGSRYVDTWNTTTVRDGSHTLEARVVDGDATVTESIEVTVENGVIVGSKRARSATEDGVTLVGELIAIGTLDDVSCYFEWRTTGSDSWNVAGATTKGSTGEFEAELDGLEAKTDYEFRAVADGSQEHGRTISFRTSANGVEERGLSIDRFDVNDRSDSTRSWFNIQWAVSDDDGELDTVVTELRYGGTTVAADSTRVSGETASFSHNLHVRGDVDEVRLSVNDTSNETRTETKPL, encoded by the coding sequence ATGACGATCCTAAACGTCCGAGATTACGGGGCGAGAGGCGACGGAAGCGCGGACGATACGGCGGCGATCCAGCGCGCGATCGACGACGCGAGCGATGGGGACACCGTGTACGTTCCGGCCGGGACGTACGTGCTCGATCGACACGCTGGTGAGGGGATCATCGTCTACGACGGTGACGACCACGCCAGTCCGCTCACCATCGAAGGCGACGGGCCGGAGACGGTGTTGAAGATGCAAGGCGGACAGTCCGACACCTACCGAATGATCCGACACCTCCGCCCGAGGGGGAACGAGGTGCTGCTTCGGAACATGGTGTTCGACGGGAACAAAAGCGAGCACCCGAGCGTGAGCGGGACCGCAGTCGAATACCGATCGACCGACGCGAGCGGGACCGGCGACATGCGGGTCGAAGACGTCGAGATCAGAGACTGCGCGTCCAACGGGATGATAATCCAATACGGCGGGGTCACCGCCGAGCGAGTCACAGTCCACGGATGCCACGGTCACGGGATCGCCGTCCACACCGACAGCTCGGGACACAACGACCCACCCGCCACGCTCCGGCGAATTCACTCCTACGAGAACGCCGAAAACGGCGGTCGATACGCTGTCGACATGTCCGGCGGGAAGGGGATCATCGAAGACAGCGTGATCGGAGAAAGCGTCAACGGCGGTGGGACGAAAGTCTCGAGAGGCGCGATCAAGATGGAGTATCACCGCGTCCAAATCACATCAAGCCCCTCACACGCCTTCCAGAACACCGGCGGCGGGAACGGCGTACACGTCGTGTTCGACGACGTGGTCTTCGAGGAGTGTGGCCGAAACGTCAGACTCGACGACGACGGCCGCTACGAGATCCCCGACGGGAGCGCGCTAATCGCCACCGGTTTCTACGGCGACGATCGCGGACAGATACACCTCCTGGACGACGCCACGCTGGACGCCGGTGGTGGGACCATCTACTCGAACCAGGCGGGCGACGGCGCTGCCGGACTGAATTCCGAAACGTCGTTTGATAGTGCCATCGGCGCGTATTACCACTCGCAGAACGACGGCGGGAGCATAGAGAATCAACGCAACCTCAAGATTGGCACCCAAGGCGAGCGCGACAAGAGGAGTCTGGCGACCGTTCCGACCGCCGACGAGGTCGGTGCCTGGACGGACGGCAACCGAGAGGAAACCGAAGGCGAAAACGGAGAAGAGTCGTGGAGCGAACCAACGGAACCGGACGAAAAGACGGCGTTCGAATCGTGGACACCCCGCTGGGAAGCCGCCGACGGTGACTGGCGTGTCGTAACGGGATCCGGATACGAAGGCGAGCACGCGCTGGAGTTCGAACACGACGGGTCGGAACGGACGCGATACGCGATCTCGTGGGACGCCGTGGGGGAACCGTCCGATGTTGAGGTGCTCGATAAGTTCCGAGTCCCGGAGTTCAACGAGGACGACGCGCTCGGGTTTCACGGACGGGTACACCTCCGCTCTTCGATTGACGGCGGCCAGGAGGGCGGCTACTGGATCGAGACCGAGGCGAGAGAGAACGCGTTCCGTCTCGGGAAGTACACCGACGGCGACCTGACGACGCTGGGTCGCTTCGGAACGCCAGCCGAGAACACGTTCTTCTACCGGCGGTTCAGAGCCGAAGGAGAGACGCTTCGAGCCAAAGTCTGGGAGGTAACAGAGGCGGAACCAGCGGGTTGGGACATCGAAGTGACCGACGGCGATCATTCGGAGGGTTGGGTCGGTCTCGGCTCGTTCGGTACGGAAGCGGTCGAAACGGACGTTCTAAGCGTCGGTATCGACGGGGAGACCGCACCGGGACCGTTCTCCGACGTATCGCGCCCCCCGTCTCTCTCGTGGGAGACGCCCGACGATGGTGCCACCGCGGACGGTGCCGTCTCGATCGCGATCGACGTTACCCACGCCAACGAGGCGTCGCCAACCGTCGAGTACAGAGTCGACGACGGAACGTGGTCGTCGGCATCGTACGAGTCGGGATCGAGGTACGTCGATACCTGGAACACGACGACGGTTCGAGACGGTTCGCACACCCTCGAAGCCCGCGTGGTTGACGGGGATGCCACGGTCACCGAAAGCATCGAAGTAACGGTCGAAAACGGCGTCATCGTCGGGTCGAAGCGGGCTCGCTCCGCGACCGAGGACGGCGTGACGCTGGTCGGAGAACTGATCGCGATCGGTACCCTCGACGACGTTTCATGTTACTTCGAGTGGCGGACGACCGGCTCCGATTCGTGGAACGTCGCTGGGGCGACGACGAAGGGGTCGACCGGTGAGTTCGAGGCGGAACTCGACGGTCTCGAAGCCAAAACCGACTACGAGTTCCGGGCCGTCGCGGACGGAAGCCAAGAGCACGGACGGACGATCTCGTTCCGAACGTCGGCGAACGGTGTAGAGGAACGCGGCCTCAGTATCGACCGGTTCGACGTGAACGATAGGAGCGACTCGACCCGTAGCTGGTTCAATATCCAGTGGGCAGTCTCCGACGACGACGGCGAACTCGATACGGTCGTCACGGAGCTGCGGTACGGTGGAACGACGGTCGCGGCCGATAGCACCAGAGTCAGCGGCGAAACCGCGAGCTTCTCCCACAACCTGCACGTTCGTGGCGACGTGGACGAGGTTCGACTGTCGGTCAACGACACGTCGAACGAAACCCGCACTGAGACGAAACCGCTGTAA
- a CDS encoding glycosyl hydrolase family 28-related protein, translating into MASVISRRKLLGLCSLPLVALAGCNRTDPDPSPTPAPGDETPQPSRDDSILDVRDFGATIDGQTDDARAIQAAIDAAEEGDTVHLPAGTALVSGANKKQAGTAAIVIDGNTHPNNLTIRGEGEESVIKMDGGHVSNHTVIEVAIGPGIDGLVLENFKVDGSKSDQTQDAGMGGWNFDVGKANSKEITVDITFCDIWSVNANQNGFHTAFGGCSHVRCTALDAELHGFAIDSWGDGESRNMDPPIEVRQCYASGNGLYGIDCSGGKIIVEDFVSENNEQGTKTTEEIVETTYRRCRFKHNNTLGYNRPTTESVVGQRAQVRFVDVIAEGNGQTGFRFGSDTDYEVDRIVSRRNNSSNQNPANIMIRDDSSVDAGLVLSYDAVHGEGLRFGSTQPSTIDTYVYAGNPAGDLAIERDGLEILNQYTREEYYRFHTQNAIGLGDARTLAREQFDSIDRAIPTASDVGAGSGDRSRFE; encoded by the coding sequence GTGGCATCCGTGATCTCACGTCGGAAGCTTTTGGGACTCTGTTCGCTTCCCCTCGTGGCACTTGCTGGCTGTAATCGAACTGATCCGGATCCGTCGCCCACGCCAGCGCCGGGCGACGAGACGCCGCAACCATCACGTGATGACTCTATCCTCGACGTCAGGGACTTCGGTGCGACGATCGACGGCCAAACAGATGACGCGCGGGCGATTCAGGCCGCGATCGACGCCGCCGAGGAGGGCGATACGGTTCACCTACCGGCGGGTACTGCGCTCGTTTCGGGCGCGAACAAAAAACAGGCCGGGACTGCCGCGATCGTCATCGATGGCAACACCCATCCCAACAATCTGACAATCAGGGGAGAAGGTGAAGAGAGCGTCATCAAAATGGACGGCGGCCACGTGAGCAACCACACCGTGATCGAGGTCGCGATCGGTCCCGGTATCGACGGCCTGGTGCTCGAGAACTTCAAAGTCGACGGGTCGAAATCCGACCAGACGCAGGACGCCGGGATGGGCGGTTGGAACTTCGATGTCGGCAAAGCGAACAGCAAGGAGATCACCGTGGACATCACGTTTTGCGACATCTGGTCCGTTAATGCGAACCAAAACGGGTTCCACACGGCGTTCGGCGGCTGTTCGCACGTCCGGTGTACCGCCCTCGATGCGGAGCTCCACGGGTTCGCGATCGACTCGTGGGGCGATGGTGAGTCCCGAAACATGGATCCGCCGATCGAAGTCCGCCAGTGTTATGCCAGCGGAAACGGCCTGTACGGGATCGACTGCTCCGGCGGGAAGATCATCGTCGAGGACTTCGTTTCGGAGAACAACGAGCAGGGGACGAAAACCACGGAGGAGATCGTCGAGACCACGTATCGTCGATGCCGCTTCAAGCACAACAACACGCTCGGTTACAACCGGCCGACGACCGAGTCCGTCGTCGGACAGCGCGCGCAAGTGCGTTTCGTCGACGTCATCGCCGAGGGGAACGGGCAGACCGGCTTCCGGTTCGGCTCCGACACCGACTACGAGGTCGACCGGATCGTTTCGCGTCGAAACAACAGCAGCAACCAGAACCCCGCGAACATCATGATACGGGACGACTCCTCCGTCGACGCGGGCCTCGTCCTCTCGTACGATGCCGTCCACGGGGAGGGGCTTCGATTCGGCAGCACGCAGCCGTCGACGATCGACACGTACGTTTACGCCGGGAACCCGGCGGGTGACCTCGCGATCGAGCGCGACGGGCTCGAGATCCTCAACCAGTACACGAGAGAGGAGTACTACCGTTTTCACACGCAAAACGCGATCGGTCTCGGTGACGCACGCACGCTGGCGAGAGAACAGTTCGACAGCATCGACCGAGCGATCCCGACCGCCAGCGATGTCGGCGCCGGTTCGGGCGACCGCTCCCGGTTCGAATGA
- a CDS encoding glycosyltransferase family 4 protein: protein MTATDAFSILVITSHRPAEVIHSISGLDAETNVLSLDADAAPPIRALAALRRTDAAIRRHRPDLVLLDCFETIGAPAVWVASRREVPIVVRLVGDHWRTIEEERLAPARKRRDAPAYLRHRTSQALNCYIFDRADGFVTVSTALRDVVTDRTGCQHERIGVVPIPITTDAFRTGSAAAARAAFGIDTDLVLLTVTNLTFRAKYDGVRTILPEVLPLLRADDELSYVVAGGGQYHERLVADLDDRIDDPAIRRRVHALGHVETVADLYALADVFAYVSDLDGYPNVVLEAQTAGLPVVANDAYGMRDQIADGDTGFLVDSESPGALRRRIELLLENPTMRRRIGARARLRARRENDPEAISDRLGSFLSAFVRDIR, encoded by the coding sequence ATGACCGCAACCGACGCCTTCTCCATACTCGTGATCACCTCCCATCGTCCGGCGGAGGTGATACACTCGATCTCGGGGCTGGACGCGGAGACGAACGTCCTCTCGCTCGACGCCGACGCCGCGCCGCCGATCCGCGCGCTGGCGGCCCTCCGTCGGACGGACGCCGCGATCCGTCGGCATCGCCCCGATCTCGTTCTGCTCGATTGCTTCGAAACGATCGGCGCACCGGCGGTCTGGGTCGCGTCGCGACGCGAGGTGCCGATCGTCGTCCGACTCGTCGGCGACCACTGGCGAACGATCGAGGAGGAGCGACTCGCGCCGGCTCGAAAGCGTCGCGACGCCCCGGCGTACCTTCGACACCGCACCAGCCAGGCGTTGAATTGCTACATCTTCGACCGGGCAGACGGGTTCGTGACCGTCTCGACCGCGTTACGCGATGTCGTTACCGATCGAACCGGGTGTCAACACGAGCGTATCGGCGTCGTCCCAATCCCGATCACGACCGACGCGTTTCGAACCGGCTCGGCCGCGGCGGCGCGGGCGGCGTTCGGTATCGATACCGACCTCGTCCTGCTCACAGTGACGAACCTCACGTTCCGCGCCAAATACGACGGCGTTCGGACGATCCTCCCTGAGGTGTTGCCGCTGCTCCGTGCGGACGACGAGCTCTCCTACGTCGTTGCCGGCGGCGGCCAGTACCACGAGCGACTCGTGGCCGATCTCGACGATCGGATCGACGATCCGGCGATCCGTCGGCGCGTTCACGCTCTCGGCCACGTCGAGACCGTCGCGGATCTGTACGCCCTGGCGGACGTGTTCGCGTACGTCTCGGACCTCGACGGCTATCCGAACGTCGTCTTGGAGGCACAGACCGCCGGCCTCCCGGTCGTCGCGAACGACGCGTACGGGATGCGCGATCAGATCGCGGACGGCGATACCGGCTTTCTCGTCGATTCTGAATCCCCCGGTGCGTTGCGACGTCGGATCGAGCTGTTGCTCGAAAATCCCACCATGCGACGTCGGATCGGAGCGCGAGCGCGACTGCGGGCGCGTCGGGAGAACGATCCGGAAGCGATCAGTGACAGACTGGGGTCGTTTCTGTCTGCTTTCGTTCGTGACATCCGCTGA
- a CDS encoding glycosyltransferase family 4 protein, translating to MYSVLTSAINHPDGINPYRGLFNHRIIESLAASGLPVDAVSPRPFAPPIGPYSEYASIPDIEECGAYTVHRPRFWYLLPKRLLYGLSGDSYARRVPRYVERTFETPDVVHACHIFPDGYGMLPYVREHDVPLFVVSHGALLNGFGEHPPGVDARVRETLSAATGVLCVSDALAETARSLTDPAKVTTVPIGADPDEFPVEERARIRRELNVDPDETVVLFVGEFSERKGIAELIELLPDLDVSDVTFAFVGHGGPLEDDFRRAIARSEFSEHVYTGMPSETLREWYAAADLLLLPSHAEGRPTVIYEAMASETAVLASDVGGVAEQVVDGVTGHLVPPGDVAALRDALERLSSNSDRLHRFGRAGYDRLLEQEWTWDGHARRLRELHLAAIE from the coding sequence ATGTACTCCGTCCTCACGAGCGCGATCAACCATCCAGACGGGATCAATCCGTACCGAGGGCTGTTCAACCACCGCATCATCGAATCGCTCGCGGCGTCCGGGCTCCCGGTCGATGCGGTGTCTCCGCGGCCGTTCGCACCGCCGATCGGCCCGTATTCGGAGTATGCCTCGATCCCCGACATCGAGGAGTGCGGCGCGTACACCGTTCACCGTCCGCGATTCTGGTATCTGCTCCCCAAGCGGCTACTGTACGGTCTCTCCGGCGACTCGTACGCTCGGCGGGTCCCGCGGTACGTCGAGCGAACGTTCGAGACGCCGGACGTGGTGCACGCCTGCCACATCTTTCCCGACGGCTACGGCATGCTCCCGTACGTTCGCGAACACGACGTGCCGCTGTTCGTCGTCTCACACGGCGCACTCCTCAACGGGTTCGGAGAGCATCCCCCGGGCGTCGACGCTCGGGTTCGCGAGACGCTGTCGGCGGCGACCGGCGTGCTCTGCGTGAGCGACGCGCTCGCGGAGACGGCCCGTTCGCTCACGGATCCGGCGAAGGTAACCACGGTTCCGATCGGTGCCGACCCCGACGAGTTTCCGGTCGAGGAACGCGCGCGGATACGCCGCGAGCTGAACGTCGATCCCGACGAGACGGTCGTCCTCTTCGTGGGGGAGTTCTCGGAGCGCAAGGGGATCGCGGAGCTCATCGAACTGCTCCCGGATCTCGACGTCTCGGACGTGACGTTCGCCTTCGTCGGCCACGGCGGCCCCCTCGAAGACGACTTCCGACGCGCGATCGCGAGGAGCGAGTTCTCCGAACACGTCTACACGGGGATGCCGTCGGAGACGCTTCGAGAGTGGTACGCCGCGGCAGATCTCCTCTTGCTCCCGAGCCACGCCGAGGGGCGGCCGACAGTCATCTACGAGGCGATGGCGAGCGAAACGGCCGTGTTGGCCTCCGACGTCGGCGGCGTCGCCGAACAGGTCGTCGACGGGGTAACCGGCCACTTGGTCCCGCCGGGCGACGTGGCGGCGCTTCGCGACGCGCTGGAACGTCTGTCGAGCAATTCGGATCGACTCCACCGGTTCGGGCGGGCCGGCTACGATCGGCTCCTCGAGCAGGAGTGGACCTGGGACGGTCACGCGAGACGACTTCGAGAACTCCATCTGGCGGCGATCGAATGA
- a CDS encoding glycosyltransferase family 2 protein: MDDPSIGHARRPFEYERDHRARRGSSAAVRAVDSRRSTGIVMVGIPAYNEAEMIADVVTAAARYADEVVVVDDGSEDETVERARDAGATVVAHSSNRGYGATLRTIFERARETGSEQLVILDGDGQHDPDDIPKLLDVQRANGAEIVVGSRFVGDSETSLPAYRRLGLLVINALTNAGIWLRYSTTTAADTQSGFRAYRRDAIETFARSGEIGEGMGASLDILFRAAREGFEVEEVSTIIEYDIDEPSSHHPITHGLALLKAIFAELFSTRSIRFLAGALVGLLAFASAAAVFGLGGTTQAVGLAAGGLIVATWLAYPNAPRSVLKFANR, encoded by the coding sequence ATGGACGACCCCTCCATCGGACACGCTCGTCGCCCCTTCGAGTACGAACGGGATCATCGGGCGCGGCGGGGATCGAGCGCGGCCGTTCGGGCGGTCGACAGCCGACGCTCGACCGGGATCGTCATGGTCGGTATTCCGGCATACAACGAGGCAGAGATGATCGCAGACGTCGTGACCGCGGCCGCCCGATACGCCGACGAAGTGGTCGTCGTCGACGACGGGAGCGAGGACGAAACGGTGGAGCGCGCACGCGATGCGGGTGCGACGGTCGTCGCACATTCGAGCAACCGGGGATACGGCGCGACCCTGCGGACAATCTTCGAGCGCGCGCGAGAGACCGGTAGCGAACAGCTCGTGATCCTCGACGGGGATGGACAGCACGACCCGGACGACATCCCGAAACTCCTCGATGTCCAGCGGGCGAACGGGGCGGAGATCGTCGTCGGTAGTCGATTCGTCGGCGACTCCGAAACCAGCCTTCCGGCGTACCGCCGCCTCGGCCTCCTCGTGATCAACGCGCTGACGAACGCCGGTATCTGGCTCCGCTACTCGACGACGACCGCCGCGGACACCCAAAGCGGGTTCCGGGCGTACAGACGCGACGCGATTGAAACCTTCGCACGGAGCGGGGAGATCGGAGAGGGGATGGGTGCCAGCCTCGACATCCTCTTTCGCGCGGCCCGCGAGGGGTTCGAGGTCGAGGAGGTTTCGACGATCATCGAGTACGACATCGATGAGCCGAGCAGCCACCATCCGATCACGCACGGGCTGGCGCTCCTCAAAGCGATCTTCGCGGAGTTGTTCTCGACGCGATCCATCCGGTTCCTCGCGGGGGCTCTCGTGGGCCTCCTGGCGTTCGCGTCGGCGGCCGCGGTGTTCGGGCTGGGTGGAACAACCCAGGCGGTCGGGCTGGCGGCGGGCGGCCTCATCGTCGCCACCTGGCTCGCGTATCCGAACGCCCCCCGGTCGGTCCTCAAATTCGCCAATCGGTGA